From a single Fusobacterium pseudoperiodonticum genomic region:
- a CDS encoding tripartite tricarboxylate transporter permease: protein MGQYLLNGLMTALHLSNFLYLCVGVTGGIVIGALPGLTATMGVAILLPFTFGMEPVTGLIMLVGIYIGAIYGGSISAILLNTPGTPASAATCIDGYPLVKKGMAAKALSVSTIASAIGGLISCVALVTISPILAKFALKFSSPEYFALALFGLTIIASISSGNFLKGILAGVIGLLISTVGMDAITSFPRFTFDNVDLLNGFSVIPVLIGLFAVSEVLVQIEEVITEKEVNVETVKNKNYMNLKELKHCMPTILKSGILGTLIGAIPGAGADISAFICYNEAKRANKNEKFGEGSLIGVAAPESGNNGVTGGALVPLLTLGVPGDAVAAVLLGALIIQGLTPGPLLFEQNPDIVYGLFSAMIIGNILLLIIGLAGIKFYSKIVDIPKKFMIPCILVLSAIGSYSMNNSVFDIFITLTFGVVGYIMTKINIPISPIVLSVILGPMLETNLRKSVIMYEGSYSFLYTRPITIFFLLLTFISVYSSIRKYLKKDKTQNI from the coding sequence ATGGGTCAATATTTATTAAATGGTCTAATGACAGCTCTTCATCTATCTAATTTTTTATATCTTTGTGTAGGTGTTACTGGTGGAATAGTAATAGGTGCTTTACCTGGTTTAACAGCTACTATGGGAGTTGCTATTTTATTACCATTTACTTTTGGAATGGAACCAGTTACTGGTTTAATAATGCTTGTAGGAATATATATCGGTGCTATATATGGTGGATCTATTTCTGCTATATTATTAAATACTCCTGGAACTCCTGCTTCAGCAGCTACTTGTATTGATGGTTATCCATTAGTTAAGAAAGGAATGGCCGCAAAGGCTTTAAGTGTATCAACAATAGCTTCAGCAATAGGTGGTTTAATCAGTTGTGTAGCACTTGTCACAATTTCACCTATTCTTGCAAAATTTGCATTGAAATTTTCATCCCCAGAATATTTTGCATTGGCACTTTTTGGGCTAACAATTATAGCAAGTATTTCTTCAGGAAATTTTTTAAAAGGAATATTGGCGGGGGTAATTGGTTTACTAATTTCAACAGTTGGAATGGATGCAATCACAAGTTTTCCAAGATTCACATTTGATAACGTGGATTTATTAAATGGTTTCTCTGTTATTCCTGTTTTAATTGGTTTATTTGCAGTTTCTGAGGTATTAGTTCAAATAGAAGAAGTTATAACAGAGAAGGAAGTTAATGTAGAGACTGTTAAAAATAAAAATTATATGAATTTAAAAGAACTTAAACATTGTATGCCTACTATCTTAAAATCAGGTATTCTTGGGACATTAATAGGAGCTATACCTGGTGCGGGAGCAGATATATCAGCATTTATTTGTTATAATGAAGCAAAAAGAGCAAATAAAAATGAAAAGTTTGGTGAGGGTAGCTTAATAGGTGTAGCAGCTCCAGAATCAGGAAATAACGGAGTTACAGGTGGGGCTCTTGTTCCACTATTAACTTTGGGAGTTCCAGGAGATGCAGTTGCGGCTGTATTGTTGGGAGCTTTAATTATTCAAGGTCTAACACCAGGTCCTTTACTCTTTGAACAAAATCCGGATATTGTATATGGTTTATTTAGTGCAATGATAATAGGAAATATATTATTGTTGATAATTGGATTAGCTGGAATAAAATTCTATAGTAAAATTGTAGATATTCCTAAAAAATTTATGATTCCTTGTATTTTAGTTTTATCAGCTATTGGCTCATATTCAATGAATAATAGTGTTTTTGATATATTTATAACTTTAACTTTTGGAGTAGTTGGCTATATTATGACAAAAATCAATATTCCTATTTCACCAATAGTTTTATCTGTTATATTAGGTCCAATGCTTGAAACTAATTTAAGAAAATCTGTAATAATGTATGAAGGTTCTTATAGTTTTTTATATACAAGACCTATTACAATTTTCTTCTTACTTTTAACATTTATTTCTGTATATTCAAGTATTCGTAAATATTTAAAAAAAGATAAAACTCAAAATATTTAA
- the cmk gene encoding (d)CMP kinase, translating to MNNLIVAIDGPAGSGKSTIAKLLAKKYDLTYIDTGAMYRMITLYLLENNIDINDLKEVERVLNTVNLDMQGDKFYLDNVDVSTKIREKRINDNVSKVASIKIVRSNLVDLQRKISNNKDVILDGRDVGTVIFPNAQVKIFLIASPEERARRRYNEFLEKKTEITYDEVLKSIKERDHIDSTRDESPFVKADDAIELDSTNLTIEDVINFISKEIEKAK from the coding sequence ATGAATAATTTAATTGTAGCAATAGATGGACCTGCAGGAAGTGGAAAGAGTACTATAGCAAAACTTCTTGCTAAAAAATATGATTTAACATATATAGACACTGGTGCTATGTATAGAATGATAACTCTTTATCTTTTAGAAAATAATATAGATATCAATGATTTAAAAGAGGTAGAAAGAGTTTTAAATACTGTAAATTTAGATATGCAAGGAGATAAATTCTATCTAGATAATGTTGATGTAAGTACAAAGATAAGAGAAAAAAGAATAAATGATAATGTATCTAAGGTTGCAAGTATTAAGATAGTTAGAAGTAATTTAGTAGATTTGCAAAGAAAGATTAGCAATAATAAAGATGTTATCTTAGATGGTAGAGATGTTGGAACTGTTATCTTCCCTAATGCACAAGTTAAGATATTTTTAATAGCTAGTCCTGAAGAAAGAGCAAGAAGAAGATATAATGAATTTCTTGAAAAGAAAACTGAAATAACTTACGATGAAGTTTTAAAATCTATAAAAGAAAGAGACCACATAGACAGTACAAGAGATGAAAGTCCTTTTGTTAAAGCTGATGATGCTATTGAGCTAGATAGTACAAATTTAACAATAGAAGATGTAATTAATTTCATATCAAAAGAAATTGAAAAAGCTAAATAA
- the trmB gene encoding tRNA (guanosine(46)-N7)-methyltransferase TrmB, with translation MYNLLRKIGLTLYRPFMKEKMKTFIDKRLSQDFSDLKDEEYIWIHCSSVGEVNLSEDLVKKFYSISRKNILISTFTDTGYENAVKKYSDKKKIKVIYFPIDDKKKINEILNKIKLKLLVLVETELWPNLINEVNKKNSRIIVVNGRISDRSYPRYKKLKFLLKSMLQKIDYFYMQSEIDRERIISLGADEKKTENVGNLKFSISLEKYSDDEKDEYRKFLNIGDRKVFVAGSTRTGEDEIILDVFKKIKNYVLIIVPRHLDRLPKIEELIKENNLTYVKYSNLENNISTGKEDIILVDKMGVLRKLYSISDIAFVGGTLVNIGGHNLLEPLFYRKAVIFGKYTQNVVDIAKEILRRKIGFQVNDVEEFIEAIKNIESGKISNEEINSFFEENKMIALNIVKKENLIMNNIKDEAKDLWKHFFHSEKSNYNIYMYKLLDYPEYIMYDNDVMKAKKSKWNEYFGNSNPIAVEIGTGSGNFMYQLAERNPNKNFIGLELRFKRLVLATQKCQKRNIKNVAFLRKRGEELEDFLAENEISEMYINFPDPWEGTEKNRIIQERLFETLDKIMKKDGVLYFKTDHDTYYSDVLELVKTLKNYEVVYHTSDLHNSEKAENNIKTEFEQLFLHKHNKNINYIEIKKLV, from the coding sequence ATGTATAATTTATTAAGAAAAATAGGCTTGACTTTGTATAGACCTTTTATGAAGGAGAAGATGAAAACCTTTATAGATAAAAGATTAAGTCAAGATTTTTCAGATTTAAAAGATGAAGAATATATTTGGATACATTGTTCATCAGTTGGGGAAGTGAATTTATCAGAGGATTTAGTTAAAAAATTCTATTCTATATCAAGGAAAAACATATTAATTTCAACTTTTACAGATACTGGTTATGAAAATGCTGTAAAAAAATATTCTGATAAGAAAAAGATAAAAGTTATATATTTTCCAATAGATGACAAAAAGAAAATAAATGAAATTTTAAATAAAATCAAATTAAAACTTTTAGTTTTAGTAGAAACTGAACTTTGGCCTAACCTTATAAATGAAGTCAATAAAAAGAATTCAAGAATTATAGTTGTAAATGGTAGAATTTCAGATAGAAGCTATCCAAGATACAAAAAACTTAAATTTTTATTGAAGTCTATGTTGCAAAAGATAGACTACTTCTATATGCAATCTGAAATTGATAGAGAAAGAATTATAAGTTTAGGTGCTGATGAAAAGAAAACTGAGAATGTAGGAAATTTAAAGTTTAGCATATCTCTTGAAAAATATTCTGATGATGAAAAAGATGAATATAGAAAGTTTTTAAATATTGGAGATAGAAAAGTTTTTGTTGCAGGTAGTACAAGAACTGGTGAAGATGAGATAATTTTAGACGTCTTTAAAAAAATTAAAAACTATGTTTTAATAATAGTTCCAAGACATTTAGACAGACTACCTAAAATAGAAGAGCTAATAAAAGAAAATAATCTAACTTATGTTAAATATAGTAACTTAGAAAATAATATCTCAACGGGAAAAGAAGATATAATTCTAGTGGATAAAATGGGAGTTCTTAGAAAACTTTATTCTATATCTGACATTGCCTTTGTTGGAGGAACTTTAGTGAATATTGGAGGACATAATTTACTTGAGCCTCTGTTCTATAGAAAGGCTGTTATCTTTGGAAAATACACTCAAAATGTTGTGGATATTGCAAAGGAAATCCTAAGAAGAAAAATAGGTTTTCAAGTTAATGATGTGGAAGAGTTTATTGAAGCAATTAAGAATATTGAAAGCGGAAAAATTTCAAATGAAGAAATCAACTCTTTCTTTGAAGAAAATAAAATGATAGCGTTAAATATTGTGAAAAAGGAAAATTTAATTATGAATAATATAAAAGATGAAGCAAAAGACTTATGGAAGCACTTCTTCCACTCGGAGAAATCAAATTATAATATCTATATGTATAAATTACTTGATTATCCTGAGTATATAATGTATGATAATGATGTGATGAAAGCTAAAAAATCAAAATGGAATGAATATTTTGGAAATTCTAATCCTATTGCTGTGGAAATAGGTACTGGAAGTGGAAACTTCATGTATCAACTTGCTGAAAGAAATCCTAATAAAAATTTCATTGGTTTAGAATTAAGATTTAAAAGATTGGTTTTAGCTACACAAAAATGTCAAAAAAGAAATATAAAAAATGTTGCCTTCCTTAGAAAAAGAGGAGAGGAATTAGAAGATTTCTTAGCTGAAAATGAAATATCTGAGATGTATATAAATTTCCCAGATCCTTGGGAAGGAACAGAAAAGAACAGAATTATACAAGAAAGATTATTTGAAACTTTAGATAAGATTATGAAAAAAGATGGGGTTCTATACTTTAAAACTGACCACGATACTTATTATAGTGATGTTTTAGAGCTAGTAAAAACTTTAAAAAATTATGAAGTAGTTTATCATACTTCTGATTTACATAATTCAGAAAAAGCTGAAAATAATATAAAAACAGAGTTTGAACAATTATTTTTACACAAACATAATAAAAATATAAATTACATTGAAATAAAAAAATTAGTATAA
- a CDS encoding IclR family transcriptional regulator, with product MELVPALEKMDKILIYIYFNREVSQVEIVKNLNISRATAFRILHTLVELNYLSITNKKYSLGDKFYLFLKNDIKDNFVLLKEVTYPYLEKLSLKFKETFKLSILDNDKVRTLCLVESSDLNKVSFSDKAIYPIHAGAASKLLICQLPEYKLKLLIDNGLPKYTKNTITDPEVLRKELNKIRYSRISFDNMEHSENIKAVAIPILDKNNRIVAAISCPCFSEKLNEERENEIAKEMKKYAEKIREKLYLAEDILRK from the coding sequence ATGGAGTTGGTTCCTGCATTGGAAAAAATGGATAAGATTCTTATATATATTTATTTTAATAGAGAAGTCTCTCAAGTAGAAATTGTCAAAAATTTAAATATTTCAAGAGCAACTGCTTTTAGAATTCTTCATACATTAGTAGAATTAAATTACCTTTCTATTACAAATAAAAAATACAGTCTAGGAGATAAATTTTATTTATTTTTAAAAAATGATATAAAGGATAACTTTGTTCTTCTAAAAGAAGTTACCTATCCTTACTTAGAAAAATTGTCATTGAAATTTAAAGAAACCTTTAAACTAAGCATATTGGATAATGATAAAGTTAGAACTCTTTGTTTAGTTGAAAGTAGTGATCTAAATAAAGTTTCTTTTTCAGACAAAGCAATATATCCTATTCATGCGGGAGCGGCTAGCAAACTATTAATTTGTCAACTTCCAGAGTATAAGTTGAAATTATTGATTGATAACGGTCTTCCAAAATATACTAAAAATACAATTACAGATCCTGAAGTTTTGAGAAAAGAATTAAATAAAATTAGATACTCTAGAATCTCCTTTGATAATATGGAACATTCCGAAAATATAAAAGCAGTAGCTATTCCAATTTTAGATAAAAATAATAGAATAGTTGCCGCAATAAGTTGTCCTTGCTTTTCAGAGAAATTAAACGAAGAAAGAGAAAATGAGATAGCTAAAGAAATGAAAAAATATGCTGAAAAAATTAGAGAAAAACTGTATTTAGCAGAAGATATTTTAAGAAAATAG
- a CDS encoding bifunctional 2-keto-4-hydroxyglutarate aldolase/2-keto-3-deoxy-6-phosphogluconate aldolase — protein MLKKYQTLNKILDAAVVAVIRGESIEEGKRVIKACLKGGIKAIEVTYSLPNASEIIKELKNENLKGVIIGAGTVLDETTARLAILSGADFIVSPDFDKNTAQICNLYQIPYIPGCMTVTEITTALKYGVDIIKLFPANNFESNFIKSLKAPLPNINFMATGGISLDNVESWFKNGASVVGAGGKLASGSDDEIIATAQGFIKKISELKNTL, from the coding sequence GTGTTAAAAAAATATCAAACATTAAATAAAATTCTAGATGCTGCTGTAGTTGCAGTAATAAGAGGAGAAAGTATTGAAGAGGGGAAAAGAGTTATAAAAGCTTGTTTAAAAGGTGGAATAAAAGCCATTGAAGTTACTTACTCTTTACCAAATGCTTCTGAGATTATTAAAGAATTAAAAAATGAAAATTTAAAAGGAGTAATTATTGGAGCAGGGACAGTCTTAGATGAAACAACAGCAAGATTAGCTATTCTTTCAGGAGCTGATTTTATAGTTTCACCAGATTTTGATAAAAATACTGCTCAGATTTGTAATCTATATCAAATCCCATATATTCCTGGTTGTATGACAGTAACTGAAATAACAACAGCTTTAAAATATGGTGTAGATATTATAAAATTATTCCCAGCTAATAATTTTGAAAGTAATTTTATTAAATCTTTAAAAGCTCCTCTCCCTAATATAAATTTTATGGCTACTGGTGGAATTAGTTTAGATAATGTTGAAAGCTGGTTTAAAAATGGAGCAAGTGTAGTTGGAGCTGGTGGAAAATTAGCTTCTGGAAGTGATGATGAAATAATAGCAACAGCTCAAGGCTTTATTAAAAAAATTTCAGAATTAAAAAATACTTTATAG
- a CDS encoding helix-hairpin-helix domain-containing protein, whose translation MKKIIGFLLFSCLFANSYAVPALSNNDYRLIMSSQNMQNEKEELLDINKASEQDMLGRKISKSYVSKIMEYREITGGFDKLEDLKRIKGVGDATYQKLSKFLKVGSAPTKKVLNINSADELTLKYYGFSKKEIKKIQTYLDKNDRITDNIEFQKLVNKKTYEELKDLINYGGKK comes from the coding sequence ATGAAAAAAATTATAGGCTTTTTACTATTTAGTTGCTTGTTTGCTAATTCTTATGCAGTGCCAGCACTTAGTAATAACGATTACAGATTGATTATGAGTTCTCAAAATATGCAGAATGAAAAAGAAGAACTATTAGATATAAATAAAGCTAGTGAACAAGATATGTTAGGAAGAAAAATATCTAAGTCTTATGTTAGCAAAATTATGGAATATAGAGAAATAACTGGTGGTTTTGACAAATTAGAGGATTTAAAAAGAATTAAAGGAGTAGGAGATGCAACTTACCAAAAATTATCTAAGTTTTTAAAAGTAGGTTCAGCACCAACTAAAAAGGTTTTAAATATTAATTCGGCTGATGAATTAACTTTAAAATACTATGGATTTTCTAAAAAAGAAATTAAAAAAATTCAGACATATTTAGATAAAAATGATAGAATAACTGATAATATTGAATTTCAAAAATTAGTTAATAAGAAAACTTATGAAGAATTAAAAGATTTAATTAATTATGGAGGAAAAAAATAA
- a CDS encoding tripartite tricarboxylate transporter TctB family protein, producing the protein MLERLFLLFLCIISAFLYFITFNFEVFEMDKYSLGPAFFPRLICIILFLIALILLIFSIKNKNYSKIKNKNPNLKYSVITIIFFIVYVFLIEKLGYLTSTIIFMISIIFLLKSKSLLINIIFSVVFSSVIYLLFSKGFNVSLPEGIFI; encoded by the coding sequence ATGTTAGAAAGACTTTTCTTATTATTTTTATGTATTATTAGTGCTTTTCTATATTTTATTACATTTAATTTCGAAGTTTTTGAAATGGATAAATATAGTTTAGGTCCTGCTTTTTTTCCAAGACTTATTTGTATAATTCTATTTCTTATAGCACTAATATTATTAATTTTTTCAATAAAAAATAAAAATTATTCAAAAATTAAAAATAAAAATCCAAATTTAAAATATTCAGTTATAACGATAATCTTTTTTATTGTTTACGTATTTTTAATTGAAAAATTAGGTTATCTTACATCGACTATAATATTTATGATTTCTATTATATTTTTGTTAAAAAGTAAATCTCTTTTGATAAATATAATTTTTTCAGTTGTATTTTCATCTGTTATTTATTTACTTTTTTCTAAAGGATTTAATGTAAGTTTACCAGAAGGAATCTTTATTTAA
- a CDS encoding coproporphyrinogen III oxidase, which produces MLIETNVEINLRSIEEFTRVMASELLEDRILFDIQRKENLIKIKVSSENLNKNTEFSYIDLENKIEDQILTMCKISLLKLLNKNYAWGSLMGVRPTKVLRRLLINGCNYEEARKILKDFYLVTDDKINLMETVVKKELELLDKEHINLYLGIPFCPTKCKYCSFASYEIGGGVGRFYNDFVEALLKEIQIIGDFLKTYNKKVSSIYFGGGTPSTLTEIDLERVLKKLLENINMSDVKEFTFEAGREDSLNIEKLEIMKKYSVDRISLNPQSFNLETLKRVNRRFNRENFDLIFKEAKKLGFIINMDLIIGLPEETTEEILDTLAQLNAYDIDNLTIHCLAFKRASKLFKESQERNSIDRALIEEHIQEIVKDKEMKPYYMYRQKNIIEWGENIGYSKEGKESIFNIEMIEENQNTMALGGGGISKIVIEERNGIDYIERYVNPKDPALYIRELDKRCKEKIEMFKKEKI; this is translated from the coding sequence CTGTTAATAGAAACGAATGTAGAAATAAATTTAAGGAGTATAGAAGAATTTACTAGAGTAATGGCTTCTGAACTTCTTGAAGATAGAATTCTTTTTGATATCCAAAGAAAAGAAAATTTAATTAAGATAAAAGTAAGCTCTGAAAACTTAAATAAGAATACAGAATTTTCATATATAGATTTAGAGAACAAGATAGAAGACCAAATTTTAACTATGTGTAAAATAAGTCTATTAAAACTTTTAAATAAAAATTATGCTTGGGGTTCTCTTATGGGAGTACGTCCAACTAAAGTTTTAAGGAGACTTTTAATCAATGGTTGTAATTACGAAGAGGCTAGAAAGATTTTAAAAGACTTCTACTTGGTTACAGATGATAAAATAAATCTTATGGAAACTGTTGTTAAAAAAGAATTGGAGCTTTTAGACAAAGAACATATAAATCTTTATCTAGGAATACCTTTTTGTCCAACTAAATGTAAGTATTGTTCCTTTGCTTCCTATGAAATAGGTGGTGGAGTTGGAAGATTCTATAATGATTTTGTAGAGGCACTTTTAAAAGAAATTCAAATAATAGGAGATTTTCTAAAAACATATAATAAGAAAGTTTCATCTATATATTTTGGTGGTGGAACTCCAAGTACATTGACAGAAATAGATTTAGAAAGAGTTTTAAAGAAATTGCTTGAAAATATAAATATGTCAGATGTGAAAGAATTCACTTTTGAGGCAGGTAGAGAAGACTCTTTAAATATTGAAAAATTAGAAATAATGAAGAAATATTCAGTGGATAGAATAAGTTTAAACCCACAATCATTTAATTTAGAAACTTTAAAAAGAGTTAATAGAAGATTTAATAGAGAAAACTTTGACCTAATATTCAAAGAAGCTAAAAAACTAGGTTTTATCATAAATATGGATTTAATAATAGGCTTACCTGAAGAAACAACTGAAGAAATCTTAGATACTTTAGCTCAATTAAATGCCTATGACATAGATAATTTAACTATACACTGTTTAGCATTTAAAAGAGCTTCTAAGTTATTTAAAGAAAGCCAAGAAAGAAATTCTATAGATAGAGCTTTAATAGAGGAACATATACAAGAGATAGTTAAAGACAAAGAAATGAAACCTTACTATATGTATAGACAAAAAAATATCATTGAATGGGGAGAAAATATTGGTTATTCTAAAGAAGGAAAAGAAAGTATTTTCAATATTGAAATGATAGAAGAAAATCAAAATACTATGGCATTAGGTGGAGGTGGTATAAGTAAGATTGTTATTGAAGAAAGAAACGGTATAGACTACATTGAAAGATATGTAAATCCAAAAGATCCTGCCCTATATATAAGGGAATTAGATAAAAGATGTAAGGAAAAAATAGAGATGTTTAAGAAGGAGAAAATATGA
- a CDS encoding Hsp33 family molecular chaperone HslO, giving the protein MGRLIRGLSKNARFFVADTTDVVQKALDIHKYDEYSMKTFGKFCTLAAIMGATLKGEDKLTIRTDTDGYIKNIVVNSDANGDIKGYLINTSEENFDGLGKGTMRIIKDMGLKEPYVAITNVDYSSLPDDISAYFYNSEQIPTIISLACEATNDGKILCAGAFMVQLLPGADEDFITKLERKAEAIRPMNELMKGGMSLEQIINLLYDDMDTADDSLVEEYEILEEKELKYNCDCNSERFQRGIMTLGKEELKHIFEEEKEIEAECQFCGKKYKFTENDFEDILKK; this is encoded by the coding sequence ATGGGAAGATTAATAAGAGGTTTAAGTAAAAATGCTAGATTTTTTGTAGCAGACACAACTGATGTTGTTCAAAAAGCCTTAGACATACATAAATATGACGAATATTCTATGAAAACATTTGGAAAATTTTGTACTTTGGCAGCTATAATGGGAGCTACTTTAAAAGGTGAAGATAAATTAACTATTAGAACAGATACTGATGGTTATATAAAAAATATAGTTGTCAATTCAGATGCTAATGGAGATATAAAAGGTTACCTTATAAATACAAGCGAAGAAAACTTTGATGGTCTTGGAAAAGGAACTATGAGAATTATTAAAGACATGGGGCTAAAAGAACCTTATGTTGCAATTACTAATGTAGATTATTCTTCATTGCCTGATGATATAAGTGCGTATTTCTATAACTCAGAGCAAATTCCTACTATTATTTCATTGGCTTGTGAAGCTACTAATGATGGTAAAATATTATGTGCAGGTGCTTTTATGGTGCAGTTACTTCCTGGAGCAGATGAAGATTTTATTACAAAATTAGAAAGAAAAGCTGAAGCAATAAGACCTATGAATGAACTTATGAAAGGTGGTATGAGCTTAGAGCAAATAATAAATCTTCTATATGATGATATGGACACTGCTGATGATAGCTTAGTTGAAGAATATGAAATATTGGAAGAAAAAGAATTAAAATATAATTGTGATTGTAATTCTGAAAGATTTCAAAGAGGAATTATGACACTTGGAAAAGAAGAATTAAAGCATATTTTTGAAGAAGAAAAAGAAATTGAAGCAGAATGTCAATTCTGTGGTAAAAAATATAAATTCACTGAAAATGACTTTGAAGATATATTAAAGAAATAA
- a CDS encoding tripartite tricarboxylate transporter substrate binding protein, with protein sequence MKKIILLLGLIFSLVTFGKDYPSKNINLVVPFSAGGGTDAVARKLASIMEKDLGKPVVIINKTGGAGAVGMTFGAKAKKDGYTVTMITREIISLPIMKLSPVTYKDFELVSLVNLDPAVLLVEKDSKYKTFDDLINDAKKNPEKIKFASTAKPNFYVLAIEKEIGVKFNHIPYNGAGEVIPALLGKHADFTLVGPGEAMGQIKSGQFRVLGVMSDNRLESLKDVKTLKEMGYNITSGTWRGIAVPKGTPKEVIDTLNASVKKAVESKDFIDFMNKANYGIKYLSPKEFENFIINDSKTIEKILK encoded by the coding sequence ATGAAAAAAATTATTTTGTTATTAGGACTTATTTTCTCACTTGTGACATTTGGAAAAGATTATCCAAGTAAAAATATTAATTTAGTTGTGCCATTTAGTGCAGGCGGTGGAACAGATGCTGTTGCAAGAAAGTTAGCTAGTATAATGGAAAAAGATTTAGGAAAACCTGTTGTAATAATTAATAAAACAGGAGGAGCTGGAGCGGTAGGAATGACTTTTGGAGCAAAAGCGAAAAAAGATGGGTATACTGTAACTATGATTACAAGAGAAATTATATCTTTACCAATTATGAAATTATCACCTGTTACATATAAAGATTTTGAATTAGTATCATTAGTAAATTTGGATCCAGCTGTTCTTTTAGTAGAAAAAGATTCAAAATATAAGACATTTGATGATCTTATCAATGATGCAAAGAAAAATCCCGAAAAAATAAAGTTTGCAAGTACAGCTAAACCTAATTTTTACGTATTAGCTATTGAAAAAGAAATTGGAGTTAAATTTAACCATATTCCTTACAATGGAGCTGGTGAAGTTATTCCAGCATTACTCGGAAAACATGCTGATTTTACACTTGTTGGTCCAGGAGAAGCTATGGGACAAATTAAATCAGGTCAATTTAGAGTTTTAGGTGTTATGTCAGATAACAGACTTGAAAGCTTAAAGGATGTAAAAACTTTAAAAGAAATGGGATACAATATAACTTCTGGAACTTGGAGAGGAATAGCTGTTCCTAAGGGAACTCCTAAAGAAGTTATAGATACATTAAATGCATCTGTTAAAAAGGCTGTTGAATCAAAAGATTTTATTGATTTTATGAATAAAGCAAATTATGGAATTAAATATCTTTCTCCTAAAGAATTTGAAAACTTTATAATTAATGATAGTAAGACAATAGAAAAGATTCTAAAATAA